The DNA window GCCCTCGATCGGCGCTCCAGCGTGGCCCGAGACGGCGGCCGCAGGCTGGGCCGGCGACCGCCGGACGGAGCCGGCGCGCGTTCCGCCGCCCACCACCGAGGATCGGGTCGACGCCATGCCCACCATGCTCGTGACCGGGGGCGCCGGCTTCATCGGCGCCAACTTCACCCACTACACCGTCCGCCACCATCCCCGCTGGCGCGTCGTCGTGCTCGACGCGCTGACGTACGCCGGTGACCGCGCCAGCCTCGGCCCGGTGGCCGGCGACATCACGTTCGTACGCGGTGACATCTGCGACGCGGATCTGGTCGACCGGCTGACCGCCGAGGCCGATGTGGTGGTCCACTTCGCCGCCGAGTCGCACGTCGACAACTCGCTGCACGATCCGGAGCCGTTCCTGCGGACCAACGTCGTGGGCACGTTCCGCCTGCTCGAAGCGGTCCGCCGGCACGGCACGCGGCTTCACCACGTCTCGACCGACGAGGTCTTCGGCGACCTGCCGCTGGACTCCGCGCAGCGGTTCACCGAGGCCACCGCGTACGACCCGTCCAGCCCGTACTCGGCGACCAAGGCGGCCTCGGACATGCTGGTGCGGGCCTGGGCGCGGTCGTACGGGATCAGGGCCACGCTGTCGAACTGCGCGAACAACTACGGGCCCTATCAACACGTGGAGAAGTTCATCCCGCGCCAGATCACCAACGTGCTGCGCGGCGAGCGCCCGCGGCTCTACGGCGCCGGCGTCAACGTCCGGGAGTGGACCCACGTGGACGACCACAACGCCGCGGTGCACCTGATCCTCGAGGCGGGGCGGATCGGCGAGACCTACCTCATCGGCTCCGGCGACGAGCGCAGCAACCGGGAGATCGTCGAGCTGATCCTGGACACGATGGGCCGGCCGGTGGACGCCTACGACCACGTCCCCGACCGGCCCGGACATGACCTGCGGTACGCCAACGACACCTCGAAGATCCGTACCGAGCTGGGCTGGCGGCCGGTCTACGACGACATCGCCGCCGGGCTGTCCGCGACGGCCGGCTGGTACCGCGCCAACGAATGGTGGTGGACAGCGCACAAGGAACGCGCCGAACGGCGTTATCAGGAGCTCGGCCGGTGACCGCCCGGCCGGCATCCGAACCTCTCCCCCGGGTCGAGAAGGAGTGTGCGGCATGAAGGGAATCGTCCTGGCCGGTGGCACCGGCAGCCGTCTGCATCCGGTCACCATCGGCATCTGCAAACAATTGGCGCCGGTCTACAACAAACCGATGATCTACTACCCGCTGTCGACGCTGATGCTGGCCGGGATCACCGACATCCTGATCATCTGCACGCCCGCCGACCGGCCCGCCTTCACCCGGCTGCTCGGCGACGGCAGCCGGCTGGGCCTGACGCTGACCTACGCCGAGCAGCCGCAGCCCAACGGGCTCGCCGAGGCGTTCCTGATCGGCGCGAGCCACATCGGCGACGACACGGTCGCGCTGGTCCTCGGCGACAACATCTTCCACGGGCACGGCTTCTCCGGGCTGCTGCAGAGCCTCGCCGCCGATGTGAAGGGCGCCGTGCTGTTCGGCTACGAGGTCGCCGACCCGCACCGGCACGGCATCGGCGAGACGGATGCCGGTGGCCGCCTGGTCTCCATCGAGGAGAAGCCGGAACATCCCCGCAGCAACCGGGCCATCACCGGGCTGTACTTCTACGACAACGACGTCGTGGAGATCGCCGGGCGAGTCACCCCGTCGGCGCGCGGCGAGCTGGAGATCACCGACGTGAGCCGGGCGTACATGGAACGCGGCCAGGCGCGGGTGGTCGATCTGGGCCGGGGCTTCGCCTGGCTGGACACCGGCACCCACGCGTCGCTGCTGGACGCCGGCCAGTACGTGCGGACCCTGGAGGAGCGGCAGGGCATCCAGATCGCCTGTCTCGAGGAGATCGCGATGCGGATGGGCCTGATCACCCCGGAGCAGTGCTACAGGCTCGGTGCGGGGGCCGGGCATTCGACGTACTCGCAGTACGTGATGGACACCGCCCGCGCCGCCATGGCCGGCCATCGGCCGGAGTGACAACACCGGCCCGACAACGACCGGCCCGACAACGACCGGCCTGACGTCGTGCACAGGACGGCCCGCGCGGATCGCTCCGCGCGGGCCGTCCGTCACGTCACCGGCCGGCGGCCAGCGGGGCGCGGCGCGCAGCCAGGTGCCGGCTCATCGACGCGACCTGGCCGACAAGCGCGGCCATCCGGGTACGGCACTGGCGTTCCGCGGCCGACGTCGCCGTGACACCGAACGCGCCGGACTCGGTGACGGTCACGCCCAGGGGTGTCGGCCAGGCGCGCAGCGCGTGGCTCACCGTGCGCAGCGTGGCCAGGGTGGACACCGCGCCCTGGACGCCGGCGCCGACCGCCACGCAGCCGACCGGGCGGCCGTCCAGGAACGGCAGCGGGCCGTCGAGGTCGTTGAGATAGTCGAGCGCGTTCTTCAGCAGGCCGGTCACCGTGCCGTGGTACGCCGGTGAGATCAGCACCAGGCCGTCGGCGGCCGCCATGGTGGCGAGGAAGCCGCGGACGCCGTCGTGCCCCGCGGACAGGCCGGGACGGTAGAAGGGGAACTCCAGCGCGGCCCCGGGCAGGACCACCGGCCGGACGCCCTCCTCGGCACACTGCCGCGCGCACCACTCCGCCACCCGGTCGGAGGTGGAGCCTGGCCGCAGGGAGCCGCTGACCATGACGACGAGGGGGGTGGTCATCGTTGCGGACACCTCCGGTGCGCGGGAACAGGGCGGACGCCACGGCAGCCGGTGGCGTCCGCCCGCGCCGTCAGCGCGCCGGCGCCCGTCCCGGCGGGCGTTCCGAGATGACGCTAGAGCCGCGCGGTGGACCGCCGGTCGAACCCGGCTCGCCCCGCGGCGCGGCCGGCTCCGGCAGCAGACCCTCGGAACGCAGCCACTTCGCGCAGGCGTCCGCCCACTCCGCGGTGTGCGGCACCCGGGTCTCCCCCTGCCCGTCGTACACGACCCCGTCGGCGAGGCCCAGGCCGTGCCCGCCGTGCGGATAGATGTGCAGCTCGACGGGGACACCCGCTTGCTGCAGCGCGGCGGCGTACGCCAGCGCGTTGGGAAAACCGGGCGGATCCTCGGCGGTCGCCCACAGGAAGGTGGGACCGACGTCGCCGTCGATGTGCCGGACGGGCGAGAACTCGTCGCGCCGGTCCATCCGCCCGTCCAGCAGGCCGGACACCGCTTCGTCGGGAAGCAGCCGCAGATCGGCCGGTGCGTAGGCGAGGATGGTGAAGTCCGGCCGGCGCCGGACCGCGCCGGGCTCGTCGGTGGAGAGCACCGCGCCGGCCGACAGCAGACCCGCCAGCAGGCCGCCGGCGCTGGATCCGATCACCCCGAGCCGGGTGGTGTCCACATCCAGCCCGTGCGGGCCGGATCGGATCCAGTCGAGGGCCTCCCGGCAGGCCAGCAGCGGCTCCGGCAGCGGATGGCCGGGCAGCAGCGGGTACCGGAAGACGAAGGCGTGGAGCCCGAGCCCGCTGAGCCAGCGCGCGTACCCGTCGCCCTCGTGAGCGGCGTGGAACCGGAACGCTCCGCCGGGCAGCACCAGCACGGCCGGGCGCGGTCCGCTGCCGCCGTCCGCGGCCGGATGAATGGTCATCACATCATGCATACGGCTCCCTACCCATAAATCGCCGGCGGCGTCCAGTCCTGGCCGAGCACCGGCCGCAGGGCGGTGACCACCGTCGCCAGCGGCGCCACCCGGCCCATCGGGCCCCCGAACAGGTCAAAGTGACAGTCGCTACTCTCCCTGCCGGTCAGACGACCAGGCTGAGCAGCATCACGCAGGCGAACCCGACCACCGAGATGATCGTCTCCATCACCGACCAGGTCTTGATGGTCTGTCCGACGGTCATCCCGAAGTACTCCTTGACCAGCCAGAACCCGGCGTCGTTGACGTGCGAGAAGAAGAGCGACCCGGACCCGATCGCCAGCGCCAGCAGCGCCACCGTCGGCGAGTCGAGCGTGGTGGCCAGCGGTGCCACGATGCCGGCCGCGGTGATCGTGGCGACGGTGGCCGAGCCGGTCGCGACCCGGATGCCGACCGCGACGAGCCAGCCGAGCAGCAGCGCGTTG is part of the Actinoplanes missouriensis 431 genome and encodes:
- a CDS encoding alpha/beta hydrolase, encoding MTIHPAADGGSGPRPAVLVLPGGAFRFHAAHEGDGYARWLSGLGLHAFVFRYPLLPGHPLPEPLLACREALDWIRSGPHGLDVDTTRLGVIGSSAGGLLAGLLSAGAVLSTDEPGAVRRRPDFTILAYAPADLRLLPDEAVSGLLDGRMDRRDEFSPVRHIDGDVGPTFLWATAEDPPGFPNALAYAAALQQAGVPVELHIYPHGGHGLGLADGVVYDGQGETRVPHTAEWADACAKWLRSEGLLPEPAAPRGEPGSTGGPPRGSSVISERPPGRAPAR
- the rfbB gene encoding dTDP-glucose 4,6-dehydratase produces the protein MLVTGGAGFIGANFTHYTVRHHPRWRVVVLDALTYAGDRASLGPVAGDITFVRGDICDADLVDRLTAEADVVVHFAAESHVDNSLHDPEPFLRTNVVGTFRLLEAVRRHGTRLHHVSTDEVFGDLPLDSAQRFTEATAYDPSSPYSATKAASDMLVRAWARSYGIRATLSNCANNYGPYQHVEKFIPRQITNVLRGERPRLYGAGVNVREWTHVDDHNAAVHLILEAGRIGETYLIGSGDERSNREIVELILDTMGRPVDAYDHVPDRPGHDLRYANDTSKIRTELGWRPVYDDIAAGLSATAGWYRANEWWWTAHKERAERRYQELGR
- the rfbA gene encoding glucose-1-phosphate thymidylyltransferase RfbA, whose translation is MKGIVLAGGTGSRLHPVTIGICKQLAPVYNKPMIYYPLSTLMLAGITDILIICTPADRPAFTRLLGDGSRLGLTLTYAEQPQPNGLAEAFLIGASHIGDDTVALVLGDNIFHGHGFSGLLQSLAADVKGAVLFGYEVADPHRHGIGETDAGGRLVSIEEKPEHPRSNRAITGLYFYDNDVVEIAGRVTPSARGELEITDVSRAYMERGQARVVDLGRGFAWLDTGTHASLLDAGQYVRTLEERQGIQIACLEEIAMRMGLITPEQCYRLGAGAGHSTYSQYVMDTARAAMAGHRPE
- a CDS encoding NADPH-dependent FMN reductase is translated as MTTPLVVMVSGSLRPGSTSDRVAEWCARQCAEEGVRPVVLPGAALEFPFYRPGLSAGHDGVRGFLATMAAADGLVLISPAYHGTVTGLLKNALDYLNDLDGPLPFLDGRPVGCVAVGAGVQGAVSTLATLRTVSHALRAWPTPLGVTVTESGAFGVTATSAAERQCRTRMAALVGQVASMSRHLAARRAPLAAGR